A window from Oreochromis aureus strain Israel breed Guangdong linkage group 16, ZZ_aureus, whole genome shotgun sequence encodes these proteins:
- the kbtbd7 gene encoding kelch repeat and BTB domain-containing protein 7, translated as MASALSCFSGPEVLEDASHARGLMDGLKLLYDCRLLGDVTIGVECEEESLEHSGNPTRGAIDQLFFCSRNVLAAASPYFKSMFTGGLNESVQETVVIRGVDPESMSVIIDYCYTGRVTITESNVQRLYAAANMLQLEYIRKACSSFMTRRLDLSNCVGVLKFADTYDNPELKENAQAFIARNFGQVCNGGDLCELDLKQLKELLSLDTLDVDCEKKVCSAALQWIEANAAQKKEDALQALKCVRWNLFTEKDNCYLESLMARPFIEKYLASFFNKSPEDGCVVSATLDVPKHRIGVSAKEMILFFGLPNDNIMCCDPYSEDLYFMAPPLEDLSSQDYKRSTMESLIACATPENNLYLASHLSKHFWLYNPVLNSWQELAERPLGRIHSGMGYLNGHVYLLGGRNPVTDARLKEVECYSVQRNQWTFVAPLPHSLGKMQVVALHDHLYVVNKRRMLCYDPKRNRWRHCGSLRRDKLHKACVFQDQIVCVCDIPVVKAYSPTRGEWKRLGDIPIDSRALNYQVIQHNGKLLLLTQTLLQHNKNRVLIHEYDPARDSWKNIMAVYVSTLGPVCVSTRVYPACLSSAHSFSTEEDDDSGSSADWDFDGLTDADSDSGSSSSFSDENW; from the coding sequence ATGGCCTCGGCGCTGAGTTGCTTCAGTGGTCCCGAGGTGCTGGAGGACGCCAGTCACGCTCGGGGTTTGATGGACGGGTTGAAGTTGCTTTACGATTGCCGGCTGCTCGGGGACGTTACTATCGGAGTTGAGTGCGAAGAGGAGTCTTTGGAGCACAGCGGCAACCCCACCAGAGGTGCCATCGACCAACTTTTCTTCTGCAGCCGCAACGTCCTGGCAGCTGCTAGCCCTTACTTCAAAAGTATGTTCACCGGTGGGTTAAACGAGAGCGTGCAGGAAACTGTGGTCATCCGCGGGGTCGATCCTGAATCTATGTCCGTTATCATCGATTACTGCTACACGGGCAGGGTGACCATCACAGAAAGTAACGTGCAGAGGCTGTATGCAGCGGCCAACATGCTCCAGCTGGAGTACATCAGGAAAGCTTGCTCCAGTTTCATGACAAGGAGACTGGACTTGTCTAACTGTGTGGGTGTGCTGAAATTTGCTGACACCTATGATAACCCCGAGCTGAAGGAGAATGCGCAAGCTTTCATTGCCAGGAATTTTGGCCAGGTGTGTAATGGGGGGGATCTTTGTGAGCTGGACCTGAAGCAGCTGAAGGAGTTGCTCTCTCTGGACACCCTGGATGTGGATTGTGAGAAGAAGGTGTGCTCGGCTGCTCTGCAGTGGATCGAGGCGAACGCAGCACAGAAAAAAGAGGATGCGCTGCAAGCACTAAAGTGCGTGCGCTGGAACTTGTTCACTGAGAAGGACAACTGTTACCTGGAGAGCCTCATGGCAAGGCCTTTCATTGAGAAATACCTGGCATCATTTTTTAACAAGTCCCCTGAGGACGGCTGTGTCGTGTCTGCTACTCTGGATGTGCCAAAACACAGAATAGGTGTGAGCGCAAAAGAGATGATCCTCTTCTTTGGCCTACCTAATGACAACATAATGTGCTGCGACCCATACTCGGAGGACCTGTACTTCATGGCCCCTCCTTTAGAGGATCTGAGCAGTCAGGATTACAAACGCTCCACCATGGAGTCCTTAATCGCCTGTGCCACCCCCGAAAACAACTTGTACTTGGCGTCCCACCTCTCGAAACACTTCTGGCTGTACAACCCTGTGCTCAACAGCTGGCAGGAGCTGGCAGAGAGGCCACTGGGCAGAATACACTCTGGAATGGGCTACCTCAACGGGCACGTATACCTTCTGGGAGGAAGAAACCCGGTGACGGATGCCAGACTGAAGGAGGTGGAGTGTTACAGCGTCCAGAGAAACCAGTGGACGTTTGTGGCTCCTCTGCCTCATTCTCTGGGTAAAATGCAGGTGGTAGCCCTACACGACCACTTGTACGTGGTGAACAAAAGGCGAATGCTTTGCTACGATCCCAAGAGGAATCGCTGGCGCCACTGTGGGTCGCTGAGGCGAGACAAGCTTCACAAAGCCTGTGTGTTCCAGGACCAGATCGTCTGCGTGTGTGACATCCCTGTGGTGAAAGCCTACAGCCCCACTAGGGGTGAGTGGAAGAGGCTCGGCGACATTCCCATCGACAGCCGAGCTCTAAATTATCAGGTGATCCAACACAACGGCAAACTGCTTCTCCTCACTCAGACTTTACTGCAGCACAACAAGAACAGAGTCCTCATCCACGAGTACGACCCGGCCAGGGACTCGTGGAAGAATATCATGGCGGTGTACGTGTCCACGCTGGGGCCCGTATGTGTTTCGACGCGCGTTTACCCAGCGTGCCTTAGCTCTGCCCACAGCTTCTCCACAGAGGAGGACGATGACAGTGGCTCCAGTGCAGACTGGGATTTTGACGGGCTGACAGACGCAGACTCAGACTCTGGCAGCTCTAGCTCATTCTCTGATGAGAACTGGTAG
- the zgc:101559 gene encoding ras-related protein Rab-33B isoform X2 — protein sequence MAIENKPGEEFDTIFSRNDSLELSSHHEYDTTHARIFKIIVIGDSNVGKTCLTYRFCGGTFLKNPEATIGVDFRERTLELDGENIKIWDTAGQERFRKSMVEHYYRSVHAVIFVYDVTSLSSFESIPEWIQECSRHSVGPLVPRIMVGNKCDLRDRREVPTSAAQCLADSYNFPLFETSAKDPSEKENVDAIFLTLAYRLKSHKPLRLKQPSESNLRQMWNQREREAATCQC from the exons ATGGCAATAGAAAACAAACCTGGGGAGGAATTTGACACAATTTTCAGTCGAAACGACTCCCTGGAGCTCTCCTCTCACCACGAATACGACACTACACACGCTCGGATTTTCAAGATAATAGTAATAGGAGACTCAAATGTGGGGAAGACGTGTTTGACCTACCGGTTTTGCGGGGGCACTTTCCTGAAAAACCCCGAGGCAACTATCGGGGTCGATTTCAGAGAGAGGACGCTGGAGCTGGATGGAGAGAATATCAAG ATTTGGGACACAGCAGGTCAGGAGCGCTTCAGGAAGAGCATGGTGGAGCACTACTACCGCAGCGTCCACGCTGTGATCTTTGTGTATGACGTGACCAGCCTTTCTTCCTTCGAGAGCATCCCCGAGTGGATTCAGGAGTGCAGCCGGCACTCCGTGGGGCCCCTTGTGCCCCGCATCATGGTAGGAAACAAGTGTGACCTGAGGGACCGCCGGGAGGTTCCCACATCAGCCGCACAGTGTCTCGCTGACAGCTACAACTTCCCGCTGTTTGAGACTTCAGCCAAGGACCCgtctgaaaaggaaaatgtggaTGCTATCTTTCTGACTTTAGCTTACAGGCTGAAGAGCCACAAACCCCTGAGACTAAAGCAGCCCAGTGAGAGCAATTTGAGGCAAATGTGGAACCAGAGAGAGCGGGAAGCAGCAACTTGTCAATGCTGA
- the zgc:101559 gene encoding ras-related protein Rab-33B isoform X1, producing MAIENKPGEEFDTIFSRNDSLELSSHHEYDTTHARIFKIIVIGDSNVGKTCLTYRFCGGTFLKNPEATIGVDFRERTLELDGENIKLQIWDTAGQERFRKSMVEHYYRSVHAVIFVYDVTSLSSFESIPEWIQECSRHSVGPLVPRIMVGNKCDLRDRREVPTSAAQCLADSYNFPLFETSAKDPSEKENVDAIFLTLAYRLKSHKPLRLKQPSESNLRQMWNQREREAATCQC from the exons ATGGCAATAGAAAACAAACCTGGGGAGGAATTTGACACAATTTTCAGTCGAAACGACTCCCTGGAGCTCTCCTCTCACCACGAATACGACACTACACACGCTCGGATTTTCAAGATAATAGTAATAGGAGACTCAAATGTGGGGAAGACGTGTTTGACCTACCGGTTTTGCGGGGGCACTTTCCTGAAAAACCCCGAGGCAACTATCGGGGTCGATTTCAGAGAGAGGACGCTGGAGCTGGATGGAGAGAATATCAAG TTACAGATTTGGGACACAGCAGGTCAGGAGCGCTTCAGGAAGAGCATGGTGGAGCACTACTACCGCAGCGTCCACGCTGTGATCTTTGTGTATGACGTGACCAGCCTTTCTTCCTTCGAGAGCATCCCCGAGTGGATTCAGGAGTGCAGCCGGCACTCCGTGGGGCCCCTTGTGCCCCGCATCATGGTAGGAAACAAGTGTGACCTGAGGGACCGCCGGGAGGTTCCCACATCAGCCGCACAGTGTCTCGCTGACAGCTACAACTTCCCGCTGTTTGAGACTTCAGCCAAGGACCCgtctgaaaaggaaaatgtggaTGCTATCTTTCTGACTTTAGCTTACAGGCTGAAGAGCCACAAACCCCTGAGACTAAAGCAGCCCAGTGAGAGCAATTTGAGGCAAATGTGGAACCAGAGAGAGCGGGAAGCAGCAACTTGTCAATGCTGA